In a genomic window of Rhizobium tumorigenes:
- a CDS encoding LacI family DNA-binding transcriptional regulator codes for MKKLTHRTMEDFAKSSGISRPTLSKFFDDPTSVKPATRALIEAALRSSDYQPNLYARNLNRKRTRNIGILVPALGDPFYAEMVNRLELRLRTSGYWPIVISSHGLPDLEAEAVKTMLSLKVAGALVAPLGFKSDPRVFEKLGQNLAMVYFDTFIEGSTPFVGNNNSQSVATIVDYLCRSGDAPAYLDIPHINHNSPERLASYVATVEAAGFEPQVIKTSADYTWDFERIGYEQMDDMLRRKSLPSKTILCANDRLAFGVMAAAFANNQKVGRRKGAHLRIAAHDDHPLSRYASPPLTTMAQDFAAMTANSVDTLLALLGEGETTTGAIVHAMRSDGTLVMRQSA; via the coding sequence ATGAAAAAGCTGACGCACCGGACGATGGAGGATTTTGCGAAATCCAGCGGGATATCGCGTCCGACCCTGTCCAAGTTCTTCGACGATCCGACCAGCGTGAAGCCAGCCACCCGTGCTCTGATCGAGGCGGCGTTGCGGTCTTCGGACTACCAGCCCAATCTCTATGCGCGCAACCTCAACCGCAAGCGCACCCGCAACATCGGCATTCTCGTGCCGGCCCTTGGCGATCCCTTCTATGCCGAGATGGTCAACCGGCTGGAACTTCGCCTGCGCACCAGCGGCTACTGGCCGATCGTGATTTCATCGCATGGTTTGCCGGATTTGGAGGCAGAGGCCGTCAAAACGATGCTGTCGCTGAAGGTGGCCGGGGCGCTGGTGGCACCACTCGGATTCAAGTCCGATCCGCGCGTCTTCGAGAAACTCGGCCAGAACCTGGCGATGGTCTATTTCGACACCTTCATCGAGGGCAGCACGCCGTTTGTCGGCAACAACAACAGCCAGAGCGTCGCGACGATCGTCGACTATCTCTGCCGGTCCGGTGATGCGCCGGCCTATCTCGACATTCCGCATATCAATCACAATTCGCCGGAAAGGCTGGCAAGTTACGTTGCTACCGTTGAGGCGGCCGGGTTCGAGCCGCAGGTGATCAAGACCAGCGCGGACTATACCTGGGATTTCGAGCGGATCGGCTATGAACAGATGGACGATATGCTGCGCAGGAAGTCGCTGCCGAGTAAGACCATCCTCTGCGCCAACGACCGCCTGGCCTTTGGCGTGATGGCGGCAGCCTTTGCCAACAACCAGAAGGTCGGACGTCGAAAGGGCGCCCATCTGAGGATCGCCGCCCATGACGACCATCCCCTCAGTCGCTATGCATCGCCGCCGCTGACGACAATGGCGCAGGATTTCGCGGCAATGACGGCCAACAGCGTCGACACATTGCTCGCCCTTCTCGGCGAAGGAGAGACGACGACGGGCGCTATCGTCCATGCCATGCGCTCGGACGGCACCCTTGTGATGCGCCAGTCCGCCTGA
- a CDS encoding alpha/beta hydrolase translates to MTGSIDAGAQRVLDLATAARSRPFEDGTPEQARKDYNAGAPALKGDLQPVASIENRTITGPNGPIDIRIYRGLGAPESGGRGLLYLHGGGWVIGSLESHDEICRWFADSAACTVVCPDYRLAPEHKFPAGLEDCLAALAFMTGEADTLGIDRGKIAVAGDSAGGNLAAVVALMSRESGQPPLIAQLLLYPNTDAAPTADSYRRYAKGFGLSASTMRWFRDHYIRTPDDIGDWRVSPLRAESLSGAATAFIAIAGNDILADEGVAYAERLKEDGVHVVLRHWPTQIHGFASMGKYIPEARAAIDEAVIAWNSFGTSTP, encoded by the coding sequence ATGACCGGAAGCATCGATGCCGGAGCCCAGCGGGTGCTCGATCTCGCAACGGCCGCAAGATCGAGGCCTTTCGAGGACGGCACGCCGGAACAGGCCCGTAAAGATTACAACGCGGGAGCGCCCGCATTAAAAGGCGATTTGCAGCCTGTCGCCTCTATTGAAAACCGCACGATCACGGGACCGAATGGCCCTATCGACATCCGGATATATCGCGGCCTCGGTGCACCGGAGAGCGGCGGGCGCGGGCTGCTGTATCTTCACGGCGGCGGATGGGTGATCGGCAGCCTCGAGTCCCACGACGAGATCTGCAGGTGGTTTGCCGATAGCGCGGCCTGCACGGTCGTCTGCCCCGACTACCGCCTGGCGCCGGAACACAAGTTCCCCGCCGGGCTTGAGGATTGCCTCGCGGCGCTGGCATTTATGACCGGAGAGGCCGATACGCTCGGCATCGACCGAGGAAAAATCGCCGTGGCCGGAGACAGCGCCGGCGGCAACCTTGCGGCGGTCGTGGCACTGATGTCCCGGGAGTCCGGCCAGCCGCCATTGATAGCGCAACTGCTGCTCTATCCGAACACGGACGCTGCCCCGACCGCAGACAGCTACCGGCGCTATGCAAAGGGCTTCGGCTTGTCGGCCTCGACCATGCGCTGGTTTCGCGATCACTATATTCGCACGCCGGACGATATCGGCGATTGGCGTGTCTCGCCGCTTAGGGCAGAGAGCCTATCGGGTGCCGCCACAGCATTTATAGCCATCGCCGGCAACGACATCCTCGCCGACGAAGGCGTCGCCTATGCAGAGCGTCTCAAGGAGGACGGCGTGCACGTGGTCCTGCGCCATTGGCCGACGCAGATCCACGGCTTCGCCTCCATGGGCAAGTACATCCCGGAAGCACGCGCGGCCATCGACGAGGCGGTGATTGCGTGGAACAGCTTCGGGACATCAACTCCATAG
- a CDS encoding Gfo/Idh/MocA family protein has translation MTDGKKTKTGLGVVGCGNISMTYLRNAALFAGVELKACADISPDMAALRAGEYNIRALTVDQLLADPEIDLVLNLTIPAVHFDVTMSALSAGKHVFTEKPLTTSAADGRTLVAEARQRGLLLGSAPDTFLGAAGRRARRLMEEGAIGRPVSGTAFMMGRGMEHWHPNPQFYYQPGGGPVFDMGPYYLTMMVNLLGPVVRVMAMATKGQEERLITAEGPFQNTTFTVGTPTNVLSLLEFKSGASVNFGASWDVFRHSNHPIELHGTEGSLRLPDPDTFGGTVSLSERGAEWRDFDSDGELYGARNWPYAAPDRANYRMLGVADLVRALEEGRAPRASGDLALHVLDIMEAILASGESQQSITIDGTFQQPPLLGEDEARSLLA, from the coding sequence ATGACGGACGGTAAAAAGACGAAAACAGGCCTTGGCGTAGTAGGCTGCGGCAATATTTCGATGACCTATTTGCGCAACGCCGCCCTGTTTGCCGGTGTCGAGTTGAAAGCCTGCGCGGATATCTCGCCCGATATGGCAGCCTTGCGGGCCGGCGAATATAATATCCGTGCGCTCACCGTCGACCAGCTGCTGGCCGACCCGGAAATCGATCTTGTCCTCAATCTCACGATCCCGGCAGTGCATTTCGATGTGACGATGTCAGCGCTTTCGGCCGGCAAGCACGTCTTCACCGAAAAGCCGCTGACCACATCGGCAGCGGACGGGCGCACTCTGGTGGCAGAGGCACGGCAACGTGGACTTCTGCTCGGATCGGCACCCGACACGTTTCTCGGTGCGGCCGGCCGGCGGGCGCGGCGCCTGATGGAGGAAGGAGCCATCGGCCGTCCCGTCAGCGGCACCGCCTTCATGATGGGCCGCGGCATGGAGCACTGGCATCCCAATCCGCAGTTCTACTACCAGCCAGGCGGCGGCCCCGTTTTCGACATGGGACCCTATTACCTGACAATGATGGTCAACCTGCTGGGCCCTGTGGTGCGCGTCATGGCGATGGCCACCAAGGGTCAGGAGGAGCGACTGATCACCGCTGAAGGCCCGTTCCAGAACACCACCTTCACCGTTGGCACGCCGACCAATGTCCTCTCGCTTCTGGAATTCAAATCCGGCGCGTCGGTGAATTTCGGTGCCTCCTGGGATGTCTTCCGCCACTCTAATCATCCGATCGAGTTGCACGGCACGGAAGGTTCGCTGCGCCTGCCGGATCCCGACACATTCGGCGGTACTGTGTCGCTGTCCGAGCGCGGCGCCGAGTGGCGGGATTTCGACAGCGACGGGGAGCTCTACGGCGCCAGAAACTGGCCATATGCCGCACCGGACCGGGCAAATTACCGGATGCTTGGCGTCGCCGACCTCGTCCGGGCGCTCGAGGAAGGCAGGGCGCCGCGAGCGTCCGGCGATCTCGCGTTGCATGTTCTCGACATTATGGAAGCCATCCTTGCATCCGGCGAGAGCCAGCAATCGATCACAATCGACGGCACTTTCCAGCAGCCGCCATTGCTCGGCGAGGATGAAGCGCGCAGCTTGCTCGCATGA
- a CDS encoding ABC transporter substrate-binding protein, whose product MSDFKKEPLGSASTFNSVMIDRRRLLLGAAGAAVGAAALGVTSSFGMRSARAADRTEISFASASFFGKEGLGDLVKAFNESQDRIMVKFIELPPPSSSTEVYQGLIQQLARRNGTPDVFTQDVVWIAGFAAAGWALPLDEYFPKEKRTDYFPGTVAACTYNEKLTALPWFVDSGMFYYRKDLVEKHGGKVPETWDEMATMAAAAQKAGDAKFGYLWQGKQAEVLICDAVEIITSNGGSILAPDGKSSVVGDKAAIEAIQFLHDTINKTKISPQNVLSWDEEPSRQPFTSGEAMFMRNWSYVYPIAQDPKASQVVDKVAVAPLPHFAGGKSAACLGGYQLGVNANSKKREAAIEFLTWMSSPATQTRLALNFGLAPSRPAIFEDAKLKAEQPFMASLQSVFTGATPRPITPQYAKVTLALQSSISKALVSGDVKTELEAAAAQINKIVA is encoded by the coding sequence ATGTCTGATTTCAAAAAGGAGCCGTTGGGCTCCGCTTCGACTTTCAATTCGGTGATGATCGATCGTCGCCGGCTTCTGCTGGGTGCGGCGGGTGCTGCCGTCGGCGCTGCTGCTCTGGGTGTAACGTCTAGCTTTGGCATGCGCTCGGCGCGGGCGGCCGACAGGACAGAGATTAGCTTTGCGTCCGCCAGCTTCTTCGGCAAGGAAGGCCTCGGCGATCTCGTCAAGGCGTTCAACGAGTCGCAGGACCGCATCATGGTGAAGTTCATAGAACTGCCGCCACCGAGTTCGTCGACCGAAGTCTATCAGGGGCTGATCCAGCAACTGGCCCGCCGCAACGGGACGCCCGACGTTTTCACGCAGGACGTCGTCTGGATCGCAGGTTTTGCCGCCGCAGGCTGGGCGCTGCCCCTCGACGAGTATTTCCCCAAGGAAAAGCGCACCGACTATTTCCCCGGCACGGTGGCTGCCTGCACTTATAATGAGAAGCTGACGGCGCTGCCATGGTTCGTCGATTCTGGCATGTTCTATTATCGCAAGGACCTCGTCGAAAAGCACGGCGGCAAGGTTCCGGAAACCTGGGACGAGATGGCAACGATGGCGGCCGCCGCCCAAAAGGCCGGCGATGCCAAGTTCGGCTACCTCTGGCAGGGCAAGCAGGCCGAAGTGCTGATCTGCGATGCCGTCGAGATCATCACCTCGAATGGTGGCTCCATACTGGCGCCGGACGGGAAATCCTCCGTGGTCGGAGACAAGGCGGCGATCGAGGCCATCCAGTTTCTCCACGACACCATCAACAAGACCAAGATCAGCCCGCAAAATGTGCTTTCCTGGGATGAAGAGCCGTCGCGCCAGCCCTTCACGTCCGGCGAAGCGATGTTCATGCGCAACTGGTCCTATGTCTATCCGATTGCCCAGGATCCGAAGGCCTCGCAGGTTGTCGACAAGGTGGCGGTTGCGCCCCTGCCGCATTTTGCCGGCGGCAAGAGCGCGGCCTGCCTCGGCGGCTACCAGCTGGGTGTCAACGCCAACTCCAAGAAGCGCGAAGCCGCGATCGAGTTCCTGACCTGGATGTCGTCGCCGGCAACCCAGACACGGCTGGCACTGAATTTCGGTCTGGCGCCTTCGCGTCCGGCGATCTTCGAGGATGCCAAGCTCAAGGCCGAGCAGCCCTTCATGGCGAGCCTGCAAAGCGTCTTCACCGGCGCCACACCACGGCCGATCACGCCACAATATGCCAAGGTCACGCTGGCGCTGCAGTCGAGCATCTCCAAGGCCCTGGTCAGCGGCGACGTGAAGACCGAGCTCGAAGCTGCCGCTGCGCAAATCAACAAGATCGTCGCCTGA
- a CDS encoding carbohydrate ABC transporter permease, which translates to MAVSTTVPATGQSRKARRALPRALWPWLLLLPAFLSLASVSFYPIVNGLYLSLTNRSLITQDNDFVGFANYVQLYNDPAFWNAWRHTMWFTVASTVLETLIGLGMALILCETFGGRGIIRAAMLVPWAMPTVVTSKMFGWLFDGQHGIINFILLHLGLIDQNVNWYGSPNTALLTIILADVWKTTPFMALLLLTGLQTVPKSLIEAARMDGAKAWVIFWNIRLPLLLPTLLIAGLFRALDAFRIFDLVYVLTGGGPADSTETLSTLSYKILFSTLQFGYGSAVSTAMFLTEGVIAVVFCLFLVRQIRKTT; encoded by the coding sequence ATGGCGGTTTCCACCACAGTCCCGGCAACGGGGCAGTCTCGCAAAGCAAGGAGGGCGCTGCCACGCGCCCTCTGGCCATGGCTCCTGCTGTTGCCGGCTTTCCTGTCGCTTGCATCTGTGTCCTTCTATCCGATCGTCAACGGCCTCTATCTGTCGCTGACGAACCGCTCGCTGATTACCCAGGACAATGATTTCGTCGGCTTTGCCAACTACGTGCAACTTTACAACGATCCGGCGTTCTGGAATGCCTGGCGCCACACGATGTGGTTTACCGTCGCATCCACCGTGCTGGAGACGCTGATCGGCCTCGGCATGGCCCTCATTCTCTGTGAGACCTTCGGGGGACGGGGGATTATCCGGGCGGCCATGCTCGTGCCTTGGGCAATGCCGACCGTGGTCACCTCGAAGATGTTCGGATGGCTGTTCGACGGCCAGCACGGCATCATTAATTTCATTCTCCTGCATCTCGGGCTGATCGACCAGAACGTCAACTGGTACGGATCGCCGAACACCGCCCTCCTCACCATCATCCTTGCCGACGTCTGGAAGACCACGCCGTTCATGGCGCTGCTGCTTCTGACCGGATTGCAGACCGTTCCGAAGTCGCTGATCGAAGCCGCACGGATGGACGGCGCCAAGGCCTGGGTGATCTTCTGGAACATCCGCTTGCCGCTGCTGCTGCCGACGCTGCTGATCGCCGGACTGTTCCGTGCGTTGGACGCCTTCCGCATCTTCGACCTCGTCTACGTGCTGACGGGCGGCGGCCCGGCCGATTCCACCGAAACGCTGTCGACGCTGTCCTACAAGATCCTCTTTTCAACCCTGCAGTTCGGCTACGGCTCGGCAGTCTCCACGGCGATGTTCCTGACTGAAGGCGTGATCGCGGTGGTGTTCTGCCTGTTCCTCGTCCGGCAGATAAGGAAGACGACATGA
- a CDS encoding carbohydrate ABC transporter permease has protein sequence MTQGRSVLQSTVIYAGALFILVWSAGPFLWQFSTSLQLDKALTEGTPSLIPHPFTLEHYYNAFVEKGLHHYVLNSLIVSLSTTALCLIVGSLSAFALSRLDVKGRFGILMVILSVSMFPQIALVGPLYLLASDLGLLDTHTALIITYLALGLPLVTWVLFGYFETLPREIDEAARMDGVGVVGLLWHIILPMSLPSLVTTGLLAFITAWNEFLFALAFTSDPDSQTIPVGIANFTNQYYVPWGDIAAASAVVTVPLIILVLVFQRHIIEGLTQGGIKE, from the coding sequence ATGACCCAGGGCCGCTCCGTTCTCCAGAGTACGGTGATCTATGCCGGTGCGCTGTTTATCCTGGTATGGTCAGCCGGGCCTTTCCTCTGGCAGTTCTCGACCTCGCTGCAGCTCGACAAGGCGCTGACCGAGGGAACGCCATCGCTCATTCCGCATCCCTTCACGCTGGAGCACTACTATAATGCCTTCGTCGAAAAGGGCCTGCATCACTATGTTCTGAACTCGCTGATCGTCTCGCTGTCGACCACGGCGCTCTGCCTGATCGTCGGTTCGCTGTCAGCCTTTGCGCTGTCGCGGCTCGATGTGAAGGGCCGGTTCGGCATCCTGATGGTGATCCTGTCGGTGTCGATGTTCCCGCAGATCGCGCTCGTCGGCCCGCTTTATCTGCTGGCCTCGGATCTCGGTCTCCTCGACACCCATACCGCTCTGATCATCACCTATCTTGCGCTGGGTCTGCCGTTGGTGACCTGGGTGCTGTTTGGCTATTTCGAAACCCTGCCGCGCGAAATCGACGAGGCGGCGCGGATGGATGGCGTCGGCGTCGTCGGCCTACTCTGGCACATCATCCTGCCGATGTCGCTGCCGAGCCTTGTGACGACAGGGCTGCTGGCCTTCATCACCGCCTGGAACGAGTTCCTGTTCGCGCTTGCCTTCACCTCCGATCCCGACAGCCAGACCATTCCCGTCGGCATCGCCAACTTCACGAACCAGTACTACGTGCCCTGGGGAGATATTGCGGCTGCGTCCGCTGTCGTCACCGTGCCGCTCATCATACTCGTGCTGGTCTTCCAGCGACACATCATCGAAGGCCTGACGCAAGGCGGAATCAAGGAATAG
- a CDS encoding sugar phosphate isomerase/epimerase family protein, with the protein MTTDFKVGCQTFTWEMLGAGWTGTADDLMAAIAAGGYSGIEITDTMIGPYADKPADFKKALASHGLQLVSFAFGSQTGFTVADHIDADLVVAQRWVDFASHFEGALVSIGSATVVSDGPRAEKFKVAAEFYNRAAALGQASGVTVAVHPSSHHNTLLFDRADYDTIFGLLDPALVGWIPDTGHILRGHDDILDTLQTYQARIRYLHLKDVDANDQWAMLGEGVLDTPAVLDIVGKAPNFNGWLVLEEESETAGRDPAAAVKLNRQTMRGYGA; encoded by the coding sequence ATGACCACGGATTTCAAGGTCGGCTGCCAGACGTTTACATGGGAGATGCTCGGCGCCGGCTGGACCGGGACCGCGGATGACCTCATGGCAGCAATTGCCGCTGGTGGTTATTCCGGCATCGAAATCACCGATACGATGATCGGCCCCTATGCTGACAAACCAGCCGATTTCAAAAAGGCGCTGGCGAGCCACGGGTTGCAACTGGTGTCCTTCGCCTTCGGCTCGCAGACCGGGTTCACGGTTGCCGACCACATTGACGCCGATCTGGTCGTCGCGCAGCGCTGGGTCGATTTCGCATCCCATTTCGAGGGCGCACTGGTGTCGATCGGCTCTGCCACGGTCGTATCGGACGGCCCCCGCGCGGAGAAATTCAAGGTCGCCGCCGAGTTCTACAATCGGGCTGCGGCCCTCGGCCAGGCATCGGGCGTCACGGTGGCGGTGCATCCGAGTTCGCACCATAACACCCTGCTGTTCGACCGGGCCGATTATGACACGATCTTCGGGCTGCTCGATCCCGCGCTGGTCGGCTGGATCCCGGATACCGGGCACATCCTGCGCGGCCACGACGACATCCTCGACACGCTTCAAACCTACCAGGCCCGCATCCGCTACCTCCACCTCAAGGATGTCGATGCCAACGACCAGTGGGCGATGCTCGGCGAGGGCGTGCTCGACACGCCAGCCGTGCTCGACATCGTCGGCAAGGCGCCGAACTTCAACGGATGGCTGGTGCTCGAGGAAGAATCCGAGACGGCAGGGCGCGATCCCGCTGCTGCCGTGAAACTCAATCGCCAGACAATGCGCGGCTATGGTGCATAA
- a CDS encoding Gfo/Idh/MocA family protein, giving the protein MIEKEQRRLRVGVLGCGPIAQFAHLESCVKARNADLYAICDAAPDLLARMGATYEPQKMYGDYDAMLADPELEAVIVATSDAYHVPMSIKALHAGKHVLCEKPIGVSVEEGQQLADAVERSGKILQVGHMKRFDPALEAARDFVRDDIGQIFALKAWYCDSTHRYTNTDAVQPLPVTSKLARKPGGNPKADLRQYFMLAHGSHLVDTARFFCGELVAVRARLLERAGAYCWFVETEFANGALGHLDLTVAVRMDWHEGFQLYGEHGSVLAKTFNPWYFRASEVDIFHEKDATTRRPLGADGHFFRRQLEGLADTVLTGAPMRGANVDDGIASIRAMVAIARSVETSERVEIASVTGSV; this is encoded by the coding sequence ATGATCGAGAAAGAACAGCGTCGATTGCGGGTGGGCGTTCTCGGCTGCGGGCCGATTGCGCAATTTGCCCATCTCGAATCCTGTGTGAAGGCGCGCAATGCCGATCTCTACGCAATCTGCGATGCAGCACCGGATCTCCTGGCGCGCATGGGTGCGACCTACGAGCCGCAAAAGATGTACGGCGACTACGACGCCATGCTGGCCGATCCAGAGCTCGAAGCCGTGATCGTCGCCACCTCCGATGCCTACCATGTGCCGATGTCGATCAAGGCGCTCCATGCCGGCAAGCATGTTCTTTGCGAGAAGCCGATCGGCGTTTCCGTCGAGGAAGGCCAACAGCTGGCCGATGCGGTGGAGCGCTCGGGCAAGATCCTGCAGGTCGGCCACATGAAGCGCTTCGATCCGGCTCTGGAAGCGGCGCGCGACTTCGTGCGCGACGATATCGGCCAGATCTTTGCGCTCAAGGCCTGGTACTGCGATTCCACGCACCGCTACACCAACACTGACGCCGTCCAGCCGCTGCCGGTAACCAGCAAGCTGGCACGCAAGCCTGGCGGCAATCCCAAGGCCGATCTCCGGCAGTATTTCATGCTGGCGCACGGCTCGCATCTGGTCGATACGGCGCGCTTTTTCTGCGGCGAGCTGGTCGCGGTCCGGGCCCGCCTGCTGGAGCGCGCCGGTGCTTATTGCTGGTTCGTCGAAACCGAATTCGCCAATGGCGCGCTCGGCCACCTCGATCTGACCGTTGCCGTCAGGATGGACTGGCACGAGGGCTTCCAGCTCTATGGCGAGCACGGGTCCGTTCTCGCCAAGACCTTCAATCCCTGGTATTTCCGCGCCAGCGAGGTCGATATCTTCCACGAGAAGGACGCGACCACCCGCAGGCCTCTGGGCGCCGATGGGCATTTCTTCCGCCGCCAGCTGGAGGGTCTCGCCGATACGGTCCTGACGGGCGCTCCGATGCGCGGCGCCAATGTCGATGACGGCATTGCCTCGATCCGCGCCATGGTCGCCATCGCCCGTTCGGTTGAAACCAGCGAACGCGTCGAAATCGCATCCGTGACGGGATCGGTCTGA
- a CDS encoding sugar phosphate isomerase/epimerase family protein translates to MQVGIFAKTFPGTDPLAVLSAVASNGYSATQFNLACCGLPSMPDAVPESTVTAIRTAAETSGVSLVALSGTYNMAHPDPAVRQAGLRQLEVVIRAAAALAIPLVTLCTGSRNPVDQWAHHPDNADPSAWGDMALEMAKALALAEGYGVMLGIEPEQANIVTSAEDAMRLIAEMGSRKLRIVLDPANLFEAATPDEARSIVARAVDTAAGHVAMAHAKDRHADGSFATAGKGVVDFGDFLVRLKASGFDGPVVTHGLSADEASGVAAFLKGMVG, encoded by the coding sequence ATGCAGGTCGGTATCTTCGCCAAGACCTTTCCGGGGACAGATCCGCTTGCCGTCCTGTCGGCGGTAGCCAGCAACGGCTATTCCGCGACGCAGTTCAATCTTGCCTGCTGCGGCCTGCCATCGATGCCGGACGCCGTGCCGGAGAGCACTGTCACCGCCATCCGCACGGCTGCCGAGACGAGTGGCGTCTCGCTTGTGGCGCTGTCCGGGACCTATAACATGGCCCATCCGGACCCTGCCGTCAGACAGGCCGGGCTGCGGCAGCTCGAGGTCGTGATCAGAGCTGCGGCGGCGCTTGCCATTCCGTTGGTCACGCTCTGCACAGGCAGCCGCAACCCTGTCGATCAGTGGGCGCACCACCCGGACAACGCCGACCCTTCTGCCTGGGGCGACATGGCTCTGGAGATGGCCAAGGCGTTGGCGCTGGCCGAAGGCTACGGCGTCATGCTCGGCATCGAGCCCGAGCAGGCGAACATCGTGACATCGGCCGAAGACGCCATGCGCCTGATCGCCGAGATGGGATCGCGCAAGCTGCGCATTGTCCTCGACCCCGCCAATCTCTTCGAGGCGGCCACGCCTGACGAGGCGCGATCCATCGTGGCGCGAGCGGTCGATACGGCTGCCGGACACGTCGCCATGGCGCACGCCAAGGACCGCCATGCGGATGGCAGCTTTGCCACTGCCGGCAAGGGCGTCGTGGATTTCGGCGATTTCCTCGTCCGCCTTAAAGCCTCCGGCTTCGATGGCCCTGTCGTTACCCATGGGCTCTCGGCCGATGAGGCCTCCGGAGTTGCAGCCTTCCTGAAGGGAATGGTCGGATGA
- a CDS encoding alpha/beta fold hydrolase, with translation MSEQVYLTRDDAELAVFDFGSGLPVLFQHGLGGSDAQVAQAFPDGDGFRRMTVECRGHGSSSLGSRRPFSIAMFAEDVLAAADRCGIERLAVGGISMGAAIALHLAHFHKDRIAALVLVRPAWTFDAAPENMAPIRTVGKLILAHPIEQARDLFVASETGAELERDAPDNFASLLGYFDRPDAAAFAKVLVDIASDGPDVTKASAAALAVPTLVIGNRQDAIHPLSSAETLAATIPGAAFVEVAAKAADKARHFAETQSAISQFLSSETLRSRFAS, from the coding sequence ATGAGCGAGCAAGTCTATCTTACCCGCGACGATGCCGAGCTTGCTGTCTTCGACTTTGGCAGCGGCCTGCCGGTGCTCTTCCAGCACGGGCTGGGAGGCAGTGACGCGCAGGTGGCGCAGGCCTTTCCCGATGGCGATGGCTTCAGGCGAATGACTGTGGAATGTCGCGGCCATGGCAGCTCGTCGCTCGGTAGCCGGCGGCCATTTTCCATCGCCATGTTTGCCGAGGATGTTCTCGCGGCTGCCGATCGGTGCGGCATCGAGCGCCTCGCCGTCGGCGGTATTTCCATGGGCGCCGCCATCGCCCTCCATCTGGCCCATTTCCACAAGGACCGCATCGCAGCTCTGGTGTTGGTGCGGCCGGCCTGGACCTTCGATGCCGCGCCCGAAAACATGGCGCCGATCCGCACTGTCGGCAAACTGATCCTTGCTCACCCGATCGAGCAAGCCCGCGACCTTTTTGTCGCCTCCGAGACGGGGGCTGAACTTGAACGGGACGCGCCGGACAATTTTGCATCCTTGCTCGGCTATTTCGATCGACCTGACGCTGCTGCCTTCGCAAAGGTACTCGTCGATATCGCGAGCGACGGACCGGACGTGACCAAGGCCTCGGCCGCTGCGCTCGCCGTTCCGACGCTCGTCATAGGCAACCGGCAAGATGCCATCCATCCGCTGTCATCAGCCGAAACGCTTGCGGCCACCATTCCGGGCGCTGCCTTCGTCGAGGTGGCGGCCAAGGCTGCCGACAAGGCCCGTCATTTCGCAGAGACCCAAAGCGCCATCTCGCAATTCCTCTCCTCTGAAACCCTCCGGAGCCGTTTCGCATCATGA
- a CDS encoding ribulose-phosphate 3-epimerase, producing MITKTLSGPAAIAALPRDRLLGEFSLWSADLANMESDLKRIEDHVDLHHIDVADARFTPGFLFFPDFVARIAKSTAKPIHVHLMVEAEIVEEQTRQFIEAGADLISVHAENGEAGLRALAIAKEMGAAGGVVLRLETPVEAVKPFLPHIAFVTLLGTSIGVKGQSLSEKACDRLIEARSLIRAAGREGEIVLAADGGIREQTVPLLRADGAETVVLGSLAFGDKDLAARMKWLHALESHAQ from the coding sequence ATGATCACGAAGACCCTCTCTGGCCCTGCGGCAATCGCAGCCCTCCCCCGCGACCGATTGCTCGGCGAATTCTCCCTCTGGTCGGCCGACCTCGCAAACATGGAATCCGATCTCAAACGGATCGAGGATCATGTCGACCTGCATCATATCGACGTTGCGGATGCGCGCTTCACTCCCGGTTTCCTGTTCTTTCCCGATTTCGTGGCCCGCATTGCCAAGTCCACCGCAAAGCCCATCCACGTTCACCTGATGGTCGAAGCCGAGATCGTCGAGGAGCAGACCCGTCAGTTCATCGAGGCCGGTGCCGATCTCATCAGCGTCCATGCGGAAAACGGCGAGGCCGGTCTTCGGGCGTTGGCGATCGCCAAGGAAATGGGCGCAGCCGGCGGTGTTGTCCTGCGGCTGGAGACGCCGGTGGAAGCGGTCAAGCCGTTCCTGCCGCATATTGCCTTCGTGACGTTACTCGGAACGTCGATCGGCGTGAAAGGCCAGAGCCTGTCGGAAAAGGCGTGTGACCGGCTGATCGAGGCCCGCTCGCTCATCCGCGCTGCCGGCCGTGAAGGCGAAATCGTCCTTGCGGCGGATGGCGGCATTCGTGAACAGACCGTGCCGCTTCTGCGCGCTGATGGCGCCGAGACAGTCGTCCTGGGGTCGCTGGCCTTTGGAGACAAGGATCTGGCCGCCCGGATGAAATGGCTGCATGCCCTGGAAAGCCACGCCCAGTGA